One window of the Streptomyces asoensis genome contains the following:
- the rbsK gene encoding ribokinase, which yields MTDIVVLGSTNMDLVAYVEKPPQRGETVTGREFRTIPGGKGANQAVAAAHAGGTVSMIGAVGNDAFGTRLRSTLEHSGVNTDHLRTVEGPSGTAHIVVDDEGGNAIVVVPGANATVDHLVPGDEVLISSADALLLQLEVPLAAVVASARAARAHGVRTILTPAPAQPLPPELLAVTDLLVPNEHEAATLTGRTDPREAATALLDSVPEVVITLGSSGSLYATRGAQPLTVPAPRVTAVDSTGAGDTFVGALAVALGEGRPVREALAWASAAAALSVQRPGASASMPYRSEIETQYAS from the coding sequence ATGACCGACATCGTCGTGCTCGGCAGCACGAACATGGACCTCGTCGCCTACGTCGAGAAGCCCCCGCAGCGCGGGGAGACCGTGACGGGACGGGAGTTCCGTACGATCCCCGGCGGCAAGGGCGCCAACCAGGCGGTCGCCGCCGCCCACGCGGGCGGCACCGTCTCGATGATCGGCGCCGTCGGCAACGACGCCTTCGGCACCCGGCTGCGCTCCACCCTGGAGCACTCCGGCGTGAACACCGACCACCTGCGCACCGTCGAGGGCCCCTCCGGCACCGCGCACATCGTCGTGGACGACGAGGGCGGCAACGCGATCGTGGTCGTCCCCGGCGCGAACGCCACCGTCGACCACCTCGTCCCCGGCGACGAGGTCCTCATCTCCTCCGCCGACGCCCTCCTGCTCCAGCTCGAAGTCCCCCTCGCCGCGGTCGTCGCGAGCGCCCGGGCGGCCCGCGCCCACGGCGTCCGGACGATCCTCACCCCGGCCCCCGCCCAACCACTCCCGCCCGAACTCCTCGCGGTCACCGACCTGTTGGTCCCCAACGAGCACGAGGCGGCCACGCTCACCGGCCGCACCGACCCGCGCGAGGCGGCCACCGCCCTGCTGGACAGCGTGCCGGAGGTGGTCATCACGCTCGGCTCGTCCGGCAGCCTGTACGCGACCCGGGGAGCGCAGCCGCTGACCGTGCCCGCCCCGCGCGTCACCGCCGTCGACTCGACCGGGGCGGGCGACACCTTCGTCGGCGCCCTCGCGGTCGCGCTCGGCGAGGGGCGGCCCGTACGGGAGGCGCTGGCCTGGGCGTCCGCGGCGGCGGCCCTGTCGGTCCAACGGCCGGGCGCCTCCGCCTCGATGCCCTACCGCTCCGAGATCGAGACGCAGTACGCGTCATGA
- a CDS encoding ADP-ribosylglycohydrolase family protein, translating into MLRLTWVQPEDLLGHELHQAAQDGREPWAIAARWKAAGGCEASARAGASPQRASRYLRLLADDLLDELADLPSRLAEQEPTALEKIRALCPQWPSRPAGAHAQAPTRAALEAAWLGRAVGCLLGKPVEKLPLDAVRQLARSTGNWPLTGYFTARGVPEPLLEAHPWNRRSATTSLAENIDGMPEDDDLNYPLLNLLLLQRHGRDFTTTDVARLWLDELPAGRTFTAERLALRNLLSGIEPPLTARHRNPFREWIGALIRADVHGWTNPGDPAAAAEQAHRDATLTHTANGVYAAMFTAATIAAAATGAHDIHACLRTGLSVVPPRSRLARAVTHAVRLAGEHPDFDTVVDELHATHKAHHWVHAIPNTALIAAALTHADGDFTGSIGRAVSGGLDTDSAGATAGGIAALLTGDPAALPDHWTAPLKNRLATSVADLNGIGFDTLAHLTWSLIPREASQP; encoded by the coding sequence ATGCTCCGACTGACCTGGGTCCAGCCCGAGGACCTCCTCGGCCACGAACTGCACCAGGCGGCCCAGGACGGCCGGGAGCCGTGGGCGATCGCCGCACGCTGGAAAGCGGCCGGCGGCTGCGAGGCCTCGGCCCGGGCCGGCGCGTCCCCCCAGCGCGCCTCGCGCTATCTGCGCCTCCTCGCGGACGACCTCCTGGACGAACTGGCCGACCTGCCCAGCAGGTTGGCGGAACAGGAGCCGACCGCACTGGAGAAGATCAGGGCCCTGTGTCCGCAGTGGCCGAGCCGGCCGGCCGGTGCGCACGCGCAGGCCCCCACCCGGGCCGCCCTGGAAGCGGCCTGGCTGGGCCGGGCCGTCGGCTGCCTGCTGGGCAAACCGGTGGAGAAACTCCCCCTGGACGCTGTCCGCCAACTCGCCCGGTCCACCGGCAACTGGCCCCTCACCGGCTACTTCACCGCCCGCGGAGTCCCCGAGCCCCTCCTCGAGGCGCACCCCTGGAACCGCCGCTCGGCGACCACCTCCCTCGCCGAGAACATCGACGGCATGCCCGAGGACGACGACCTCAACTACCCGCTCCTCAACCTCCTCCTGCTCCAACGCCACGGCAGAGACTTCACCACCACCGACGTGGCCCGGCTCTGGCTGGACGAACTCCCGGCGGGCCGCACCTTCACCGCCGAACGCCTCGCCCTGCGCAACCTCCTCTCCGGCATCGAGCCCCCGCTCACCGCCCGCCACCGCAACCCCTTCCGCGAGTGGATCGGCGCCCTCATCCGCGCCGACGTCCACGGCTGGACCAACCCCGGGGACCCGGCCGCCGCCGCCGAGCAGGCGCACCGCGACGCCACCCTCACGCACACCGCCAACGGCGTCTACGCGGCGATGTTCACGGCGGCCACCATCGCCGCCGCCGCGACCGGCGCCCATGACATCCACGCCTGTCTGCGCACCGGCCTGAGCGTCGTCCCGCCCCGCTCCCGCCTCGCGCGGGCCGTCACCCACGCCGTCCGGCTCGCCGGAGAACACCCCGACTTCGACACCGTGGTGGACGAACTCCACGCCACCCACAAGGCGCACCACTGGGTCCACGCCATCCCCAACACCGCCCTGATCGCCGCCGCCCTCACCCACGCCGACGGCGACTTCACCGGCTCCATCGGCCGTGCCGTGTCCGGCGGCCTGGACACCGACTCGGCCGGCGCGACGGCCGGCGGGATCGCCGCCCTGCTCACCGGCGACCCGGCCGCCCTGCCCGACCACTGGACGGCCCCCCTCAAGAACCGCCTGGCCACCTCCGTCGCCGACCTCAACGGCATCGGCTTCGACACCCTGGCCCACCTCACCTGGTCCCTCATCCCCCGGGAGGCTTCCCAGCCATGA
- a CDS encoding ADP-ribosylglycohydrolase family protein gives MASIACIPSVPAPGDAAALRERARGALLGLAVGDALGAPAENMKPSEIRARWGRITGYVTDRPAGTDDTEYAIFSGLLLARHGSALTPAHVEAAWHQWIADRDEGPFRGAGFSERGTLENLRRGLAAPISAQHRHAWSDGLAMRAAPFGVFAAGRPAEAARLVAIDGAVSHDGEGIYGGQAVAAGVAAAMAGAPAISVVASALAVVPEDSWTARSLRRAVAVAHRGERAVRSAVVIGGYPWTDLAPEAVALAFGAYAAADGDFREAVLTAVNMGRDADTTAAVAGALAGATQGVSAIPAEWAAAIGPARGSCLPSMAGHHVLDVAELLVPGEGGKWGEGMVMEELVPNLMGLARFPLPDPTAFTLTANDGAKAGS, from the coding sequence ATGGCATCGATCGCCTGCATCCCCTCGGTCCCGGCACCGGGGGACGCCGCCGCACTCCGCGAACGGGCCCGCGGCGCCCTGCTCGGCCTGGCCGTGGGAGACGCCCTGGGAGCCCCCGCGGAGAACATGAAGCCCTCCGAGATCCGCGCCCGCTGGGGCCGCATCACCGGGTACGTCACCGACCGGCCGGCCGGCACCGACGACACCGAGTACGCGATCTTCTCGGGCCTGCTGCTGGCCCGCCACGGCTCCGCGCTCACCCCGGCCCATGTCGAGGCGGCCTGGCACCAGTGGATCGCCGACCGCGACGAGGGCCCCTTCCGGGGCGCCGGCTTCAGCGAACGCGGCACCCTGGAGAACCTCCGCCGAGGCCTGGCGGCGCCGATCTCGGCGCAGCACCGGCACGCCTGGAGCGACGGCCTGGCCATGCGCGCGGCCCCCTTCGGCGTCTTCGCCGCGGGCCGCCCGGCGGAAGCGGCCCGCCTGGTCGCGATCGACGGCGCGGTGAGCCACGACGGCGAGGGCATCTACGGCGGCCAGGCGGTCGCCGCGGGAGTGGCGGCGGCGATGGCGGGAGCGCCGGCGATCTCGGTGGTCGCCTCCGCCCTGGCCGTGGTCCCCGAGGACTCCTGGACGGCGCGTTCCCTGCGCCGGGCGGTGGCGGTGGCCCACCGGGGCGAACGGGCGGTCCGCTCCGCCGTCGTCATCGGTGGCTACCCCTGGACCGACCTCGCCCCCGAGGCCGTCGCCCTCGCCTTCGGCGCCTACGCGGCCGCCGACGGCGACTTCCGCGAAGCCGTCCTCACGGCGGTGAACATGGGCCGCGACGCGGACACGACGGCCGCGGTGGCGGGCGCCCTGGCCGGTGCGACGCAGGGCGTGTCGGCGATCCCGGCGGAGTGGGCGGCGGCGATCGGCCCGGCACGGGGAAGCTGCCTGCCGTCCATGGCGGGCCACCACGTGCTGGACGTGGCCGAGTTGCTGGTGCCGGGCGAGGGCGGCAAGTGGGGCGAGGGGATGGTCATGGAGGAACTCGTGCCCAACCTGATGGGCCTGGCCCGGTTCCCCCTGCCGGACCCGACCGCCTTCACCCTGACGGCGAACGACGGCGCAAAGGCGGGCTCATGA
- a CDS encoding ADP-ribosylglycohydrolase family protein, with protein MTPKAQESNGGTLEERITAALVGAAVGDALGGPVEGYSPEQILQRHGSRVHGVVGPWNGDDWRTARPIAPYHKGDGHVTDDTLMTHALVRVYATVRDHLDAYAIADHLVPDLLTTPRWIPELEAEALPLQRIFLAEKWLVARLHYGHVDPREAGVGNIVNCGAAMYMAPVGLVNAANPAGAYAEALDIAGAHQSSYGREAAGVFAAAVAAACTPGATADSVVTACLALAQDGTRTAIEKVCETAARHTDFESALVPLREAVTPYDTVGPDYRRPSLAARRPSRLHAIEELPVALGMLLVADGDYRQAVLGAVNYGRDCDSIATMAGAVAGALGSPVPDEWAKQVAEASRLDLWQPAATLTEVTREIFDRDVHHRRTHERAFSAIGGPRCSD; from the coding sequence ATGACGCCCAAAGCACAAGAAAGCAACGGCGGAACCCTGGAAGAGCGCATCACCGCCGCACTCGTCGGCGCGGCCGTCGGCGACGCGCTCGGCGGCCCCGTCGAGGGCTACTCCCCCGAGCAGATCCTCCAGCGCCACGGCAGCCGGGTCCACGGCGTCGTCGGTCCCTGGAACGGCGACGACTGGCGCACCGCCCGCCCCATCGCCCCGTACCACAAGGGCGACGGCCACGTCACCGACGACACCTTGATGACCCACGCGCTGGTCAGGGTCTACGCCACGGTCCGCGATCACCTGGACGCCTACGCGATCGCCGACCACCTGGTCCCGGACCTGCTGACGACACCCCGCTGGATCCCGGAGCTGGAGGCGGAGGCACTCCCCCTCCAGCGGATCTTCCTGGCGGAGAAATGGCTGGTGGCAAGGCTGCACTACGGCCATGTGGACCCTCGTGAGGCAGGCGTCGGCAACATCGTCAACTGCGGTGCGGCGATGTACATGGCCCCGGTGGGCCTGGTCAACGCGGCCAACCCGGCGGGCGCGTACGCCGAGGCGCTGGACATCGCCGGCGCCCACCAGTCGTCGTACGGCCGTGAGGCGGCGGGAGTCTTCGCAGCGGCGGTGGCGGCCGCGTGCACGCCGGGCGCGACGGCGGACTCCGTTGTCACGGCCTGTCTGGCCCTGGCACAGGACGGGACCCGCACGGCGATCGAGAAGGTCTGCGAAACGGCGGCCCGGCACACCGACTTCGAGTCGGCGCTGGTGCCGCTCCGGGAGGCGGTGACGCCGTACGACACCGTCGGCCCCGACTACCGCCGGCCCTCCCTGGCCGCCCGCCGCCCGTCCCGCCTGCACGCGATCGAGGAACTCCCGGTCGCCCTGGGCATGTTGCTGGTGGCCGACGGCGACTACCGGCAGGCGGTCCTGGGCGCGGTCAACTACGGCCGCGACTGCGATTCGATCGCGACGATGGCGGGAGCGGTGGCCGGCGCCCTCGGCTCGCCGGTCCCCGACGAGTGGGCGAAGCAGGTCGCCGAGGCCAGCCGCCTCGACCTCTGGCAGCCCGCGGCGACGCTCACCGAGGTCACCCGGGAGATCTTCGACCGCGACGTCCACCACCGCCGCACCCACGAGCGGGCGTTCTCCGCGATCGGAGGTCCGCGATGCTCCGACTGA
- a CDS encoding CaiB/BaiF CoA transferase family protein, giving the protein MTEKTTEKTTGKTTPLHGVRVLDLATLFAGPLAATMLGDFGAEVIKVEHPTQPDPSRGHGPSKDGVGLWWKLLGRNKRTITLNLSRPGGRATLLRLAATADVIIENFRPGTLEKWDLGWDALSAANPRLVLTRVTAFGQFGPYAHRPGFGTLAEAMSGFAAITGEPDASPTLPPFGLADSIAGLATAYAVMTALAARDRTGEGQVVDMAIIEPILTVLGPQPLWYDQLGYVQARTGNRSANNAPRNTYRTADGNWVAVSTSAQSIAERVMHLVGRPDLIDEPWFATGADRAAHADLLDEVVGSWIAARSRTDVLAAFEKAEAAIAPIQDVRDVMADPQYQALDTITAVEDPELGRIRMQNVLFRLSSTPGAIRWTGRPHGADTEEVLTELGLTTAELTSLREAGAL; this is encoded by the coding sequence ATGACCGAGAAGACCACCGAGAAGACCACCGGGAAGACCACTCCCCTGCACGGTGTCCGCGTCCTCGACCTGGCCACCCTCTTCGCCGGCCCCCTCGCCGCCACCATGCTCGGCGACTTCGGCGCGGAGGTCATCAAGGTCGAGCACCCCACCCAGCCGGACCCCTCCCGGGGCCACGGCCCGTCGAAGGACGGCGTGGGCCTGTGGTGGAAGCTCCTCGGCCGCAACAAGCGCACCATCACCCTCAACCTCTCCAGGCCCGGCGGCCGCGCCACGCTGCTGCGCCTCGCCGCCACCGCCGACGTGATCATCGAGAACTTCCGCCCCGGCACTCTGGAGAAGTGGGACCTCGGCTGGGACGCGCTGTCGGCGGCCAACCCCCGCCTGGTCCTCACCCGGGTCACCGCCTTCGGCCAGTTCGGCCCCTACGCGCACCGCCCCGGCTTCGGCACCCTCGCCGAGGCGATGAGCGGATTCGCGGCGATCACCGGAGAACCGGACGCGTCCCCGACCCTTCCGCCCTTCGGCCTGGCCGACTCGATCGCCGGACTGGCCACCGCCTACGCCGTCATGACGGCCCTCGCCGCCCGCGACCGCACCGGCGAGGGTCAGGTCGTCGACATGGCGATCATCGAACCCATCCTCACCGTCCTCGGCCCCCAGCCGCTCTGGTACGACCAGTTGGGATACGTCCAGGCCCGCACCGGCAACCGGTCCGCGAACAACGCCCCGCGCAACACCTACCGCACGGCCGACGGAAACTGGGTCGCCGTCTCGACATCGGCCCAGTCGATCGCGGAACGCGTCATGCACCTGGTCGGCCGCCCCGACCTGATCGACGAGCCCTGGTTCGCGACCGGCGCCGACCGTGCCGCCCACGCCGACCTGCTCGACGAGGTGGTCGGCAGCTGGATCGCCGCCCGCAGCCGCACCGACGTCCTCGCCGCCTTCGAGAAGGCGGAGGCGGCGATCGCCCCGATCCAGGACGTACGGGACGTGATGGCGGACCCCCAGTACCAGGCCCTCGACACGATCACCGCCGTCGAAGACCCGGAGCTGGGCCGGATCCGCATGCAGAACGTCCTCTTCCGGCTCTCCTCGACCCCCGGCGCGATCCGCTGGACCGGCCGCCCGCACGGCGCCGACACGGAGGAGGTCCTGACCGAACTGGGCCTGACCACGGCCGAGCTGACGTCCCTCCGCGAGGCGGGCGCCCTATGA
- a CDS encoding thioredoxin domain-containing protein, with protein sequence MSEKNRAGKRTARERLADEREKQKAAERRRRTLIVASSVVCVLGLAAVIGVVAANSGKDDSSDKAGPVVAPSGAQGEDALAIPVGKDGAKSTLTVWEDFRCPACRAFEAAYRPTIHELTDAGKLRVEYHLATLIDGNMGGSGSRNAANAAACAQDAGKFPAYHDVLYENQPNETDDAFAENSKLIGLAAKVDGLDTPAFRTCVEDGTHNSWVAKSNQAFQNGHFGGTPTVLFNGKNIYADQSMTPAKLKQMVEEADKG encoded by the coding sequence GTGAGCGAGAAGAATCGTGCGGGAAAGCGCACCGCCAGGGAGCGGCTGGCGGACGAGCGAGAGAAACAGAAGGCCGCGGAGCGGCGACGGCGGACGCTGATCGTCGCGTCGAGCGTCGTCTGCGTCCTGGGTCTGGCGGCGGTGATCGGGGTCGTCGCGGCGAACTCGGGCAAGGACGACAGCAGCGACAAGGCGGGCCCGGTCGTGGCCCCCTCGGGGGCGCAGGGCGAGGACGCGCTCGCGATCCCCGTCGGCAAGGACGGCGCCAAGTCCACGCTCACCGTGTGGGAGGACTTCCGCTGCCCGGCGTGCAGGGCCTTCGAGGCGGCGTACCGCCCCACGATCCATGAGCTGACGGACGCCGGGAAGCTCAGGGTCGAGTACCACCTGGCCACGCTCATCGACGGCAACATGGGCGGCAGCGGCTCCCGTAACGCGGCCAACGCGGCGGCGTGCGCGCAGGACGCCGGGAAGTTCCCCGCGTACCACGACGTGCTGTACGAGAACCAGCCGAACGAGACGGACGACGCCTTCGCCGAGAACAGCAAGCTGATCGGGCTCGCGGCCAAGGTCGACGGCCTCGACACGCCCGCGTTCCGCACCTGTGTCGAGGACGGCACGCACAACAGCTGGGTCGCCAAGTCCAACCAGGCCTTCCAGAACGGCCATTTCGGCGGCACTCCGACCGTGCTGTTCAACGGCAAGAACATCTACGCCGACCAGTCGATGACGCCGGCCAAGCTGAAGCAGATGGTGGAGGAAGCCGACAAAGGGTGA
- a CDS encoding ADP-ribosylglycohydrolase family protein codes for MRPPAPWDEGAAGSESVGASTSTALAPGTTERPTAEPHAPAAADGEHARQGPPAADNESRTGGAGGAGGNDKAEGAAEAMGTAHPRDARRIEGLLLGLAAGDAAGWPAARHRAARMPEWTRRLTRELDTFAEHNATTTLPVPIALNQPPEPLRLGPSDDAEWAAFAAEAVLRAGDDTALGDLSRERRMRAAIDLTWNAIACEVAAAADRAPEIESAVLPLRARISVRAGLGNLAAGLRPPATGHDNPHYFDDAACVRACVLAVAHPGDPRLAAELAEFDARYTQDGDGVHGARAMAAALALALVGADPDACVTAALAELPEHTEIGRNARHALELARGADSAFALIPLLEHQIVDHVYSYGIAAAETVPVALALVTASGGRIGEAVPAAACLSRVADSAPALAGALTGALGGGAAIPVSWRDSCRVLSGCVLPRLTGTDLVELAELLEATQPAPPGG; via the coding sequence ATGAGACCGCCCGCACCGTGGGACGAGGGAGCGGCGGGGTCGGAGTCCGTCGGTGCCTCGACGAGCACCGCACTGGCGCCCGGCACCACCGAGCGGCCCACGGCGGAACCGCACGCACCCGCGGCCGCCGACGGCGAGCACGCTCGGCAGGGGCCACCCGCAGCGGACAACGAAAGCCGCACGGGTGGTGCGGGTGGTGCGGGTGGGAACGACAAGGCTGAAGGCGCAGCAGAGGCCATGGGGACCGCCCACCCGCGGGACGCGCGCCGCATCGAAGGCCTCCTTCTCGGCCTCGCCGCAGGCGACGCCGCCGGCTGGCCCGCCGCCCGCCACCGAGCCGCCCGTATGCCGGAGTGGACCCGCCGCCTGACCCGCGAACTCGACACCTTCGCCGAACACAACGCGACGACCACCCTCCCCGTCCCCATCGCCCTCAACCAACCCCCCGAACCCCTCCGCCTCGGCCCCTCCGACGACGCCGAGTGGGCGGCCTTCGCGGCCGAGGCGGTCCTGCGGGCCGGAGACGACACCGCCCTCGGCGACCTCAGCCGAGAACGCCGGATGCGCGCCGCCATCGACCTCACCTGGAACGCCATCGCCTGCGAGGTCGCGGCGGCCGCCGACCGCGCGCCCGAGATCGAGTCCGCCGTTCTCCCCCTGCGTGCCCGGATCTCCGTGCGCGCCGGTCTCGGCAACCTCGCCGCCGGCCTGCGGCCGCCCGCCACCGGCCACGACAACCCCCACTACTTCGACGACGCGGCCTGTGTGCGCGCCTGCGTCCTGGCCGTGGCCCACCCCGGCGACCCCCGACTCGCCGCCGAACTCGCCGAGTTCGACGCCCGCTACACGCAGGACGGCGACGGCGTGCACGGCGCACGCGCGATGGCGGCGGCCCTCGCGCTGGCCCTCGTCGGCGCGGACCCCGACGCCTGCGTGACGGCGGCGCTCGCCGAACTCCCCGAGCACACCGAGATCGGCCGCAACGCCCGTCACGCCCTCGAACTGGCCCGCGGTGCCGACAGCGCCTTCGCGCTCATCCCCCTCCTGGAGCACCAGATCGTCGACCACGTCTACAGCTACGGCATCGCGGCGGCGGAGACGGTCCCGGTGGCCCTGGCCCTGGTGACGGCGTCCGGCGGCCGTATCGGCGAAGCGGTACCGGCGGCGGCCTGTCTCTCCCGGGTCGCGGACTCGGCGCCGGCCCTGGCGGGCGCGCTGACCGGCGCGTTGGGCGGCGGCGCCGCGATCCCCGTCTCCTGGCGGGACAGCTGCCGCGTCCTCTCCGGCTGTGTACTGCCCCGGCTCACCGGCACCGATCTGGTGGAACTCGCCGAACTCCTGGAAGCCACGCAACCGGCCCCTCCAGGAGGATGA
- a CDS encoding HpcH/HpaI aldolase/citrate lyase family protein: MTKTPLTWLYVPGDRPQTVTKALACGADVVIVDLEDAVAPDRKEYARAATAERLREPQPVPVHIRVNALDSPFAAADLRTMAALPGVSALRLPKVTSPHQITRVAETVPPADRGTTPLHALLETALGIEHAYAIACAHPSLRGIALGEADLRADLGVRDDAGLDWSRARVVVAARAAGLAPPPQSVHPDIRDLEGLATSCAHGRTLGFLGRAAIHPRQLPIIERAYLPTQHELEEAETIVKAAATEQGAQALPDGRFVDAAVVAMAQRTLSLAARGD; this comes from the coding sequence ATGACGAAGACCCCTCTGACCTGGCTCTACGTCCCCGGCGACCGCCCACAGACCGTCACCAAGGCCCTGGCCTGCGGCGCCGACGTCGTCATCGTCGACCTCGAGGACGCGGTCGCCCCGGACCGCAAGGAGTACGCCCGCGCGGCCACCGCCGAACGCCTCCGCGAGCCCCAGCCGGTCCCGGTCCACATCCGGGTGAACGCCCTGGACAGCCCCTTCGCCGCGGCGGACCTCCGCACGATGGCCGCCCTCCCCGGGGTCTCCGCCCTGCGGCTGCCGAAAGTGACGTCCCCGCACCAGATCACCCGCGTCGCCGAGACCGTGCCGCCCGCGGACCGTGGAACCACCCCCCTCCACGCCCTCCTGGAAACAGCCCTCGGCATCGAACACGCCTACGCCATCGCCTGCGCCCACCCCTCGCTGCGCGGCATCGCCCTCGGCGAGGCGGACCTACGAGCCGACCTGGGCGTCCGCGACGACGCGGGCCTCGACTGGTCCCGCGCCCGGGTCGTGGTCGCCGCCCGGGCCGCGGGACTGGCGCCCCCACCCCAGTCGGTGCACCCCGACATCCGTGACCTGGAGGGCCTGGCCACCAGCTGCGCCCACGGCCGCACCCTCGGCTTCCTGGGTCGCGCCGCCATCCACCCCCGCCAGCTCCCGATCATCGAACGGGCCTATCTGCCCACCCAGCACGAGCTGGAGGAGGCCGAGACGATCGTGAAAGCGGCGGCCACCGAGCAGGGCGCCCAGGCCCTGCCGGACGGCCGCTTCGTCGACGCGGCCGTGGTGGCGATGGCGCAACGCACCCTGTCCCTGGCAGCCCGCGGGGACTGA
- the lgt gene encoding prolipoprotein diacylglyceryl transferase yields MELAYIPSPSHGVLYLGPVPLRGYAFCIIIGVFVAVWLGNRRWVARGGQAGTVADISVWAVPFGLVGGRLYHVITDYELYFSEGRDWVDAFKVWEGGLGIWGAIALGAVGAWIGCRRRGIALPAYADAIAPGIALAQAIGRWGNWFNQELYGKQTDLPWALHITSSADGRVPGYYHPTFLYESLWCIGVALLVIWADRRFKLGHGRAFALYVAAYCVGRAWIEYMRVDDAHHILGLRLNDWTAMVVFLLAVIYIVISAKKRPGREAVVEPGAGASDGGTEADGEGASEDAAEAKDETESGADAKTDAKGDGEAKAAADVEAKSEADATTDAEAEASADAKVSADTKVSAADAKADASPKGGAGKPAAVKAEDTAEDTAEVKGGAESAGKKS; encoded by the coding sequence ATGGAACTTGCCTACATTCCCAGCCCGTCGCACGGGGTGCTGTATCTCGGCCCCGTTCCGCTGCGCGGCTACGCGTTCTGCATCATCATCGGCGTCTTCGTCGCGGTCTGGCTCGGCAACAGGCGCTGGGTCGCCCGCGGCGGACAGGCCGGCACGGTGGCCGACATCTCCGTCTGGGCGGTGCCCTTCGGCCTGGTCGGCGGTCGGCTCTACCACGTGATCACGGACTACGAGCTGTACTTCAGCGAGGGCCGTGACTGGGTGGACGCCTTCAAGGTCTGGGAGGGCGGCCTCGGTATCTGGGGCGCGATCGCGCTCGGCGCGGTGGGCGCGTGGATCGGCTGTCGCCGCCGGGGCATCGCCCTGCCCGCGTACGCCGACGCCATCGCGCCCGGCATCGCCCTCGCCCAGGCGATCGGCCGCTGGGGCAACTGGTTCAACCAGGAGCTGTACGGCAAGCAGACCGACCTCCCGTGGGCGCTGCACATCACGTCCTCGGCGGACGGCCGGGTGCCCGGCTACTACCACCCGACGTTCCTGTACGAGTCGCTGTGGTGCATCGGCGTCGCGCTCCTCGTCATCTGGGCAGACCGCCGCTTCAAGCTCGGGCACGGGCGGGCCTTCGCGCTGTACGTCGCCGCGTACTGCGTGGGCCGCGCGTGGATCGAGTACATGCGGGTCGACGACGCCCACCACATCCTGGGCCTGCGGTTGAACGACTGGACCGCGATGGTCGTGTTCCTGCTCGCGGTGATCTACATCGTGATCTCGGCGAAGAAGCGGCCGGGGCGCGAAGCGGTGGTCGAGCCGGGTGCGGGTGCTTCCGACGGCGGGACGGAAGCCGACGGCGAGGGCGCGTCGGAGGACGCGGCCGAGGCCAAGGACGAGACCGAGTCCGGCGCCGACGCGAAGACCGACGCGAAGGGTGACGGCGAAGCGAAGGCCGCGGCCGACGTCGAAGCGAAGAGCGAGGCGGACGCCACGACCGACGCTGAGGCCGAGGCCTCCGCCGACGCGAAAGTGTCTGCCGACACGAAGGTCTCTGCCGCCGACGCCAAGGCCGACGCGAGCCCGAAGGGTGGGGCCGGGAAGCCCGCTGCGGTGAAGGCCGAGGACACGGCCGAGGACACGGCCGAGGTCAAGGGCGGGGCCGAGTCGGCCGGTAAGAAGAGCTGA